In uncultured Umboniibacter sp., one genomic interval encodes:
- a CDS encoding biotin/lipoyl-binding protein, whose translation MDLLLILTYAAFCSAIFKIFKIPLTKWTVPTAVLGGIVLIGSLIVLMNYNHPFSENSRTYFVTNPVIPVVKGRVIDVPVEPNVTVEQGDVLFKIDPQPYEFRIASLEARLIKARDDLERAETLVRSGSASARSVDAARASVDDLTAQHAAAKYDLEHTVVRAPSRGHVTQLALRPGMMAVNLPLSPAMTFVNEESHYLVGWYRQNSALRISEGYEAEVAFDSVPGTVFTGEVVQVLGAMAEGQISPSSSLISSRTSNVPGRIAVIIEITDERYEQYRGQLPGGAYAQTAIYSPHFTHVAIMRKILLRMASWMNYLFPFH comes from the coding sequence ATGGATTTATTACTTATTTTAACCTACGCGGCATTCTGTTCTGCGATCTTCAAAATCTTCAAGATTCCGCTGACTAAATGGACCGTTCCTACTGCGGTACTCGGGGGGATCGTATTGATTGGTAGCTTGATTGTATTAATGAACTACAACCATCCCTTCAGTGAAAACAGCCGTACGTACTTTGTCACCAATCCAGTCATTCCGGTTGTAAAGGGAAGAGTTATTGACGTTCCCGTTGAGCCAAATGTAACGGTCGAGCAGGGAGATGTGCTCTTTAAAATTGATCCTCAACCTTATGAATTCAGAATTGCTTCGCTGGAAGCGCGATTAATTAAAGCTCGCGATGACCTCGAACGAGCAGAAACACTGGTTCGAAGCGGTTCGGCGTCGGCACGATCGGTGGATGCAGCGCGCGCAAGTGTTGATGATTTAACGGCTCAGCATGCTGCTGCAAAATACGACTTAGAGCACACCGTAGTGAGAGCGCCTTCTCGTGGCCACGTTACTCAACTAGCGCTTCGTCCAGGAATGATGGCCGTAAATTTACCGCTGTCACCAGCGATGACATTTGTTAATGAGGAGTCTCATTATCTTGTAGGCTGGTATCGACAGAATAGCGCCCTACGGATTAGTGAGGGTTATGAGGCTGAGGTTGCTTTCGATAGTGTTCCAGGTACGGTTTTCACCGGTGAAGTTGTACAAGTTCTAGGCGCGATGGCTGAAGGCCAAATTTCGCCCTCAAGCAGCTTGATCAGTTCCCGAACTTCCAATGTACCTGGGCGAATCGCGGTCATTATTGAGATAACAGATGAGCGTTATGAACAATATCGAGGTCAGTTGCCCGGCGGCGCCTATGCTCAAACGGCTATTTATAGCCCGCATTTCACCCACGTTGCCATTATGCGAAAGATTCTTCTGAGAATGGCATCTTGGATGAACTATCTCTTCCCGTTTCATTAA
- a CDS encoding DUF3302 domain-containing protein, whose translation MLEYLALVILVVAALILFYGIIAIHDIPYEISKYRNHPHQDAIHYAGWVSLFTLHVLWPFLWIWATLYREDRGWGMAAKKDTDATQSRSDERIARLEAQLENQQASINKLITLAERNQGAGDDSANSQSEQGAE comes from the coding sequence ATGCTTGAATATTTAGCTCTGGTAATCCTCGTGGTAGCCGCTTTGATCTTATTCTACGGAATCATCGCTATCCACGATATTCCCTATGAGATTTCAAAGTATCGAAATCACCCGCATCAAGATGCCATTCACTATGCCGGTTGGGTTAGTCTTTTTACGCTGCATGTACTTTGGCCATTTCTTTGGATTTGGGCAACACTATATCGTGAGGACCGAGGGTGGGGTATGGCGGCTAAAAAAGATACGGACGCCACGCAATCGCGAAGCGATGAACGCATTGCGCGTTTGGAAGCACAGCTAGAAAATCAGCAGGCGTCTATTAATAAACTCATCACCCTCGCAGAGAGAAATCAGGGCGCGGGCGATGATTCAGCTAACAGTCAGTCTGAGCAAGGAGCCGAGTAA
- a CDS encoding DUF885 domain-containing protein has product MKRSSKKLAIAISTILSGAVLTACDTRSTTEQPAESTAEQVEITETQRLHSYFATEFENELARSPLSQTYLGQTEDKVAYGQWDDVSDEAVAQQLLRAEQTLEVLTTEFNREQLEPAAKVSYDFAIAIANNAIRQAEFNDHRYVFTQFFGPHTDMSTVLIGYHSISSVADAEAYISRLDSFDETLNLHTQRADDLAAIGVQPPSFAYPIIIETAQGLISGAPFADGDDSALWADFKGKLAELEISEAEQERLLAEAEDALVFDVLPAYQHLIATMNEHALNSTDDDGVWKLPRGEAFYQAQLEEYTTRTDLDANAIHELGLAEVDRIHAEMRDIMNSVGFEGSLQEFFTHLRTSPEFYYEDDESGRQAYLAEATRVQTEMLNKAPEYFNTLPQADLEIRPVEPYRIKTATGAFYEPGSLDGTRPGAYYVNMSDMSELPAYQLETLAYHEGSPGHHFQSSISQELTDAPMFQRLAWYSAYGEGWALYSEMLGKDMGFFTDPYQDFGRLSYEVFRAARLVVDSGIHAKRWTEQEARDYMLMATPMTQGDIESEIRRYIVWPGQAVSYKVGMLTIWELRSKAQNSLGERFDWGEFHDVILTNGSVPLSLLTQLVDEYIARKLSSE; this is encoded by the coding sequence TTGAAACGTTCATCAAAGAAACTTGCTATTGCCATCTCGACTATTTTATCTGGGGCTGTCCTGACGGCCTGTGACACACGTAGTACCACTGAGCAACCTGCCGAATCTACTGCAGAGCAGGTGGAGATTACGGAGACTCAGCGTCTTCACAGTTATTTCGCAACCGAGTTTGAGAACGAGCTTGCGCGTTCACCGTTAAGTCAAACCTATCTTGGGCAGACCGAAGACAAGGTGGCCTACGGGCAGTGGGATGATGTGTCCGATGAAGCGGTGGCTCAGCAATTGCTCCGTGCCGAGCAGACACTGGAAGTGTTAACGACCGAGTTCAATCGTGAGCAATTAGAGCCAGCCGCCAAAGTGAGTTATGACTTCGCGATTGCTATTGCGAATAACGCAATTCGCCAAGCTGAATTCAATGACCATCGTTATGTCTTCACCCAATTCTTTGGGCCGCATACCGATATGTCTACCGTTTTAATTGGCTACCATTCTATTAGCTCAGTTGCAGATGCCGAGGCGTATATCTCGCGTTTAGACAGCTTTGACGAAACTTTGAATCTTCATACCCAGCGAGCTGATGATCTTGCAGCGATTGGTGTCCAACCACCGAGCTTTGCCTATCCAATCATCATCGAAACGGCACAGGGGCTTATTAGCGGGGCGCCTTTTGCCGACGGTGATGATTCTGCGCTATGGGCTGACTTTAAAGGGAAGCTCGCGGAACTTGAAATTAGTGAGGCAGAGCAGGAGCGTTTATTGGCAGAAGCCGAGGATGCGTTGGTATTCGATGTGCTGCCCGCATACCAGCATCTCATTGCCACAATGAACGAGCACGCCCTAAATTCCACCGATGACGACGGCGTTTGGAAACTACCTCGGGGCGAAGCGTTCTATCAAGCACAACTTGAGGAATACACTACTCGCACAGATCTTGATGCTAATGCCATTCATGAACTTGGCTTGGCAGAAGTAGACCGAATTCACGCAGAAATGCGCGACATCATGAATTCAGTGGGCTTCGAAGGTTCACTACAGGAGTTTTTCACTCACCTGAGAACCAGCCCAGAATTTTACTATGAAGATGATGAGTCCGGTCGTCAGGCCTATCTCGCTGAGGCAACCCGAGTTCAAACGGAGATGTTAAACAAAGCGCCCGAGTACTTTAATACGCTGCCACAGGCGGATCTAGAAATTCGCCCCGTTGAGCCTTATCGCATCAAAACGGCAACGGGGGCCTTCTATGAACCTGGATCATTAGACGGGACGCGCCCGGGCGCGTACTACGTCAATATGTCCGATATGAGCGAATTGCCCGCCTATCAGTTAGAAACCCTAGCGTACCACGAAGGTTCTCCAGGCCATCATTTCCAAAGCTCAATTTCTCAGGAGCTAACGGATGCGCCGATGTTTCAACGCTTAGCTTGGTACTCGGCGTATGGCGAAGGCTGGGCGCTTTATTCGGAAATGCTAGGTAAAGACATGGGCTTCTTTACGGACCCTTACCAAGATTTTGGTCGGCTCTCCTATGAAGTATTCCGCGCAGCTCGTTTGGTGGTAGATAGTGGAATTCATGCTAAGCGCTGGACAGAACAGGAAGCGAGAGACTATATGTTAATGGCGACGCCAATGACGCAGGGTGACATCGAGTCGGAGATTCGTCGTTATATTGTTTGGCCTGGGCAAGCGGTATCCTACAAGGTGGGCATGCTAACTATCTGGGAGCTACGCAGTAAGGCTCAAAATTCTCTGGGAGAGCGTTTTGATTGGGGGGAGTTTCACGACGTTATCCTCACAAATGGATCGGTTCCGCTATCGCTATTAACGCAACTCGTTGATGAGTATATCGCCCGTAAATTAAGCTCAGAATAG
- a CDS encoding zinc-binding dehydrogenase: MERTRWYTPKAGDTARLTLVHDQLGELADNEVRVEVKAVGLNFADIFALTGLYSATPSGGFTPGLEFSGVVAESKTSDYSVGDKVMGVTRFGGYTSVIDTPAAYLSPLPAGFSFQQGAAYPVQTLTAYYALKELGALKPSHSVLVNSAAGGVGLQAMQLIKAMGATAIGTVRSEAKQAFLATRGDEQVLVREDDFAAQLMREGIHIDLVLDGVGGAVQKACFDALNPMGRLIVFGAAEFTPGKRRPNYLKAAIKYIRRPKYDVMDMISDNKSVMAFNLIWLYENVAYLSGLMEAMQAYTTEPPHVGHEFPFNEAPAAIELLRCGNTMGKVVLTL; this comes from the coding sequence ATGGAACGAACACGATGGTATACACCTAAAGCTGGCGACACGGCTCGGCTCACTTTAGTTCATGATCAACTTGGCGAGCTAGCCGACAACGAAGTACGAGTTGAGGTTAAAGCAGTCGGTCTTAACTTTGCCGATATTTTTGCTCTGACGGGGCTTTATAGTGCAACGCCTTCTGGAGGTTTTACTCCCGGGTTGGAGTTTAGTGGTGTAGTGGCTGAGTCGAAGACGAGTGATTATTCCGTGGGGGATAAAGTCATGGGCGTGACGCGTTTTGGAGGCTACACCTCAGTGATCGATACGCCAGCGGCCTATCTTTCGCCTTTGCCAGCTGGCTTTAGTTTTCAACAGGGGGCCGCTTATCCTGTACAGACCCTTACCGCGTACTATGCGCTCAAGGAGCTGGGTGCCCTCAAGCCTTCCCACTCGGTCTTAGTCAATAGCGCGGCGGGTGGCGTGGGGCTTCAGGCTATGCAGTTGATTAAAGCGATGGGTGCCACGGCTATCGGGACGGTTCGAAGCGAGGCGAAGCAAGCATTTCTGGCAACACGGGGAGATGAGCAGGTCTTAGTCCGTGAAGATGACTTTGCGGCGCAACTTATGCGCGAAGGTATCCATATTGACCTAGTGTTAGATGGGGTTGGTGGCGCTGTCCAAAAGGCATGCTTTGATGCCCTGAATCCAATGGGGCGTTTGATTGTGTTTGGTGCCGCGGAATTTACTCCGGGAAAACGTCGGCCAAATTACCTGAAGGCAGCAATTAAGTATATCAGGCGGCCTAAATACGATGTCATGGATATGATCAGTGATAACAAATCGGTCATGGCCTTTAACCTTATTTGGCTCTATGAAAATGTCGCCTACCTCTCGGGTTTGATGGAAGCGATGCAAGCTTATACTACGGAGCCTCCCCATGTGGGCCATGAGTTCCCATTCAATGAAGCACCGGCGGCCATCGAACTATTGAGGTGTGGCAATACTATGGGCAAGGTCGTGCTAACCCTTTGA
- a CDS encoding M2 family metallopeptidase: protein MVTTTKLFNRLIMATAVATAVAGCSQPQDETPPKTAEDAQAYVLEAEQRIENLYEYTAKASWVAQTYINEDTQYLESLANEQFKVLGIELANGAAQFNGMDLPEDTQRKLNLLRLGLTLPAPVAQPELAAELASIESRLGGMYGAGYDAEGAQHDLIALSNTLAESSDPDEMLQAWIDWRKVSPQMKADYTRLVEIANLGAQDLGFTDVGAMWRSKYDMPADDFAAEMDRVWEQVKPLYEALHCHVRESLNEQYGNDVVADNGAIPAHLLGNMWAQQWGNIYDSVAPEGGSSVDVTARLVAENYSEVQMVEQAESFFTSLGIEELPDTFWTNSQFVKPVGRNSVCHASAWDVTTEDYRIKMCIQVNAEDFQTIHHELGHNYYQRAYNLTQPMLYRGSANDGFHEALGDTVALSITPSYLKAIGLIEEEPDASGDLPYLMRMALDKVAFLPFGLMVDKWRWQVFSGELTPETYNEGWWQLREQYQGVRSPVERSDTDFDPGAKYHIPGNTPYSRYFLAHILQFQLHRELCEASGFEGPLHRCSIYDNKEAGDKLMQMMEMGQSRPWQEALATIDESGQMDATAVIEYFQPLKNWLDEQNAGRSCGW from the coding sequence ATGGTCACAACTACTAAGTTATTTAATCGCCTGATCATGGCAACTGCCGTGGCGACCGCCGTTGCGGGGTGTTCGCAACCCCAGGACGAGACGCCTCCTAAGACTGCTGAGGATGCTCAGGCGTACGTGCTTGAGGCCGAGCAACGAATTGAGAATTTGTATGAGTACACGGCTAAGGCTTCTTGGGTTGCTCAGACTTATATTAACGAAGACACCCAGTACCTCGAATCCTTAGCCAATGAGCAATTCAAAGTATTGGGAATTGAGTTAGCTAATGGTGCTGCGCAATTTAATGGTATGGACCTTCCTGAAGATACGCAGCGGAAACTCAATTTGCTGCGACTTGGTCTAACACTCCCAGCTCCGGTTGCTCAACCAGAACTAGCAGCTGAGCTTGCCAGCATTGAAAGTCGCTTGGGAGGGATGTATGGCGCTGGATACGATGCCGAGGGCGCTCAGCACGATTTGATAGCCCTCTCAAATACCTTGGCCGAATCATCAGATCCGGATGAAATGCTTCAGGCATGGATTGATTGGCGGAAGGTTTCGCCGCAAATGAAAGCGGACTACACGCGTCTTGTTGAGATTGCTAATCTCGGGGCACAAGATCTTGGTTTTACCGATGTGGGTGCAATGTGGCGTTCTAAGTATGATATGCCAGCGGATGATTTTGCCGCGGAGATGGACCGTGTTTGGGAACAAGTTAAGCCGCTCTATGAAGCACTTCACTGTCATGTTCGCGAAAGCTTGAACGAGCAATATGGTAACGATGTTGTTGCCGATAACGGCGCAATTCCAGCTCATTTACTCGGCAATATGTGGGCTCAACAGTGGGGCAATATCTACGATAGTGTCGCGCCAGAAGGTGGTTCGAGTGTTGACGTAACAGCGCGTCTAGTGGCCGAAAATTATAGTGAAGTACAAATGGTTGAACAGGCAGAAAGCTTCTTTACTTCATTGGGAATCGAAGAGCTGCCAGATACCTTTTGGACGAATTCACAATTTGTTAAACCGGTAGGCCGTAACTCAGTTTGTCATGCCAGTGCCTGGGATGTCACCACTGAGGACTATCGCATTAAAATGTGTATTCAGGTGAATGCAGAGGACTTCCAAACCATTCATCATGAGCTGGGACACAACTACTATCAGCGCGCCTATAATTTAACGCAGCCAATGCTGTATCGCGGCAGCGCCAACGATGGCTTCCATGAGGCGCTGGGTGATACCGTGGCACTGTCTATTACGCCCAGTTATCTGAAGGCCATCGGCTTGATTGAAGAGGAGCCTGATGCCTCAGGTGATCTCCCTTATCTGATGCGTATGGCGTTAGACAAAGTAGCATTTTTGCCCTTTGGTCTGATGGTAGATAAGTGGCGTTGGCAGGTATTCAGCGGAGAGTTAACACCAGAGACCTATAATGAGGGCTGGTGGCAGCTTCGTGAACAGTATCAGGGTGTAAGATCACCGGTTGAACGTTCCGACACTGACTTTGATCCGGGCGCGAAATATCATATTCCGGGTAATACACCTTACTCGCGCTATTTCTTGGCGCATATCCTCCAGTTCCAATTACACCGTGAACTTTGTGAGGCTTCAGGATTTGAAGGTCCGTTACATCGCTGTTCAATTTATGACAACAAAGAAGCCGGCGATAAGCTCATGCAAATGATGGAAATGGGTCAGAGTAGGCCATGGCAGGAGGCACTTGCTACGATTGATGAATCTGGGCAAATGGACGCTACCGCTGTCATCGAATATTTCCAGCCACTCAAGAATTGGCTAGATGAACAGAATGCTGGTCGAAGCTGTGGCTGGTAA
- a CDS encoding S-(hydroxymethyl)glutathione dehydrogenase/class III alcohol dehydrogenase has product MPDQFIKSKAAVAWAAGEPLTIEEVDVMRPRAGEVMVQIVASGVCHTDAFTLSGEDPEGVFPAIMGHEGGGIVVEIGEGVSSVAVGDHVIPLYTAECGVCKFCTSGKTNLCQAVRETQGKGLMPDGTTRFYKDGEPIYHYMGCSTFSEYTVLPEISLAVVNPEAPLEEVCLLGCGVTTGMGAVLNTAKVEAGDTVAIFGLGGIGLSAIIGARMAGAKRIIGVDINESKFELAKKLGATDCINPKNYDRPIQEVIVELTDGGVDYSFECIGNVDIMRSALECCHKGWGESIIIGVAGAGQEISTRPFQLVTGRVWRGTAFGGVKGRSELPGIVEQYLAGDFALDDFITHTLPLEGINEAFELMHEGKSIRSVIHFNHTAK; this is encoded by the coding sequence ATGCCAGATCAATTTATTAAATCAAAAGCTGCGGTAGCATGGGCAGCCGGAGAACCATTAACCATTGAAGAAGTTGACGTTATGCGCCCACGCGCTGGTGAAGTCATGGTTCAGATCGTTGCCTCTGGGGTGTGTCATACTGATGCATTCACATTATCCGGCGAAGATCCCGAGGGCGTGTTTCCTGCCATCATGGGCCATGAAGGTGGCGGAATCGTGGTAGAGATTGGTGAAGGTGTTAGCAGCGTAGCGGTTGGCGACCACGTTATTCCACTCTACACCGCGGAATGCGGCGTCTGTAAATTCTGTACCTCCGGTAAAACTAATCTTTGCCAGGCGGTTCGCGAAACTCAAGGTAAGGGTTTAATGCCCGATGGCACGACGCGCTTCTACAAAGACGGTGAGCCCATCTATCACTACATGGGTTGTTCAACCTTTTCTGAGTACACCGTACTGCCAGAAATCTCCCTCGCTGTGGTTAACCCTGAGGCGCCACTAGAGGAAGTTTGCCTGCTAGGTTGTGGCGTTACCACGGGGATGGGCGCTGTGCTAAATACCGCAAAAGTTGAAGCAGGAGATACCGTAGCGATCTTTGGCTTGGGTGGTATTGGTCTATCCGCAATCATTGGCGCCAGAATGGCCGGCGCTAAACGTATTATTGGCGTTGATATCAATGAGTCTAAGTTTGAGCTTGCGAAGAAGCTTGGCGCTACCGATTGCATCAATCCGAAAAACTATGACCGCCCCATTCAAGAGGTGATTGTTGAGCTGACCGACGGCGGCGTTGACTACTCCTTCGAGTGTATCGGTAACGTAGATATTATGCGTTCGGCGCTTGAGTGTTGTCACAAGGGTTGGGGCGAATCCATCATCATTGGCGTTGCGGGAGCGGGCCAAGAGATTTCCACTCGCCCATTCCAACTCGTAACGGGGCGAGTCTGGCGCGGCACCGCCTTTGGAGGCGTCAAAGGCCGCAGTGAACTTCCTGGTATCGTAGAGCAGTACTTGGCGGGCGATTTCGCCCTAGATGACTTCATTACTCATACACTCCCGCTCGAAGGCATTAACGAGGCATTCGAATTAATGCATGAAGGTAAGAGTATTCGCAGCGTGATTCACTTTAATCACACTGCTAAGTAA
- the fghA gene encoding S-formylglutathione hydrolase, with product MTDIKQLSQTKVFEGYHAQYSHQSSTLNCTMQFAIFLPPSASEDTPVPVLYWLSGLTCTDENFMQKAGALKLAAELGIAIVAPDTSPRGDDVPDDPDEAYDFGKGAGFYLNATQEPWNTHYQMYDYVVSELPKIIEAEFPVTSRKSISGHSMGGHGSLTIAIKNPDSYCAVSALAPIANPSNGLWGQKAFSHYLGEDRSTWSEYDATALITQRGFDKPILADVGTDDSFEAEELHSQIFLDAAKAAGVDIEFNYHEGYDHGFYFVASFIDDHLRFHAKYLLAD from the coding sequence ATGACGGACATTAAGCAGCTCTCACAGACCAAGGTATTCGAGGGTTATCACGCTCAATACAGCCACCAATCCAGCACCCTCAACTGTACTATGCAGTTTGCGATCTTCCTGCCCCCAAGCGCCAGTGAAGATACTCCCGTACCGGTGCTATATTGGCTTTCTGGTCTCACGTGTACTGACGAAAACTTTATGCAAAAGGCAGGCGCCTTGAAGCTAGCGGCAGAACTTGGCATTGCTATTGTGGCGCCGGACACCAGTCCGCGTGGTGACGATGTTCCCGATGATCCGGATGAAGCCTATGACTTTGGTAAGGGCGCGGGATTCTATCTAAACGCCACTCAGGAACCTTGGAACACGCATTATCAGATGTACGATTACGTGGTTTCTGAATTACCAAAGATTATCGAAGCTGAGTTCCCAGTAACCAGTAGGAAGTCTATTTCTGGTCACAGCATGGGCGGACATGGGTCGCTTACCATCGCTATAAAAAATCCGGATAGTTACTGTGCAGTGTCAGCTTTAGCGCCAATTGCCAACCCTTCTAATGGCCTTTGGGGGCAAAAAGCCTTTTCCCATTACCTCGGTGAAGACCGCTCAACGTGGAGTGAATATGATGCCACGGCGCTGATTACCCAGCGTGGGTTTGATAAGCCTATTTTGGCTGATGTGGGCACGGATGACAGCTTTGAAGCTGAAGAGTTACACTCTCAGATATTCCTCGACGCTGCTAAAGCTGCTGGGGTAGACATCGAGTTCAACTATCACGAAGGCTATGATCATGGTTTCTACTTTGTCGCCAGTTTCATTGATGATCACCTGCGTTTTCATGCCAAATATCTACTCGCCGACTAA
- a CDS encoding ABC transporter permease codes for MSWWRDLIFELRALVAHENTRMTVFIAAIGYAILYPLPYQHQLPTDVPIVAVDLDQTVASRRLLRMIDATPQVSVDRSVHSELVAQELVEAQSVRGYLVITKDFSRAMYRRSSSTLALGGDGAYYLLYATQAEGVMGAVGALNDELSEMIQLRGAPAVVNDSSTPFELALVNAFNPELGYRNYVIPAVFLLILHQLALMGMATMTWVQNQRGIASNRYQQSWFRESSARLGAFLLVFLGLSLLYFYGLLPLYHVPISAFSIGVMAYLSIFFIATLLIGQLLGRLISHPQMVVVMVIMSSLPLVFTAGFIWPVESIPGWWHFVMSALPATTGIQYFLQIHLYEAPFSSVSSEVFILLGISAVAALIDYRLSLRANAVTTPKKVAIEGV; via the coding sequence GTGAGCTGGTGGCGAGACCTTATCTTTGAGTTACGTGCGTTGGTTGCTCATGAAAATACCCGAATGACCGTTTTCATCGCAGCCATTGGCTACGCTATTTTATACCCCTTACCCTATCAGCATCAGCTGCCGACCGATGTTCCTATTGTCGCCGTAGACTTAGATCAGACGGTGGCGTCACGGCGTTTACTTCGCATGATTGATGCCACGCCCCAGGTGTCCGTCGATCGATCTGTGCATAGTGAGCTAGTTGCTCAAGAGCTGGTGGAAGCTCAATCGGTACGAGGCTACCTGGTTATAACCAAGGATTTTAGCCGTGCAATGTATCGACGATCGAGTAGTACGCTGGCGCTAGGAGGGGATGGGGCTTACTACTTGCTCTATGCCACTCAAGCCGAAGGTGTAATGGGTGCAGTGGGGGCGCTTAACGATGAGCTGAGTGAAATGATTCAATTACGGGGGGCTCCAGCCGTTGTTAATGATTCATCAACGCCCTTTGAACTTGCGCTAGTCAATGCGTTTAATCCTGAACTGGGCTACCGTAACTATGTGATTCCTGCCGTATTTTTACTGATTTTGCATCAACTCGCCTTAATGGGCATGGCCACGATGACGTGGGTGCAAAATCAGCGGGGGATTGCTAGCAATCGTTATCAACAGAGCTGGTTTAGAGAGAGTTCGGCCAGGTTAGGCGCTTTTTTGTTGGTGTTTCTCGGACTTTCGTTGCTGTATTTTTATGGGTTGTTACCGCTCTACCACGTGCCCATCTCGGCGTTCAGCATTGGCGTGATGGCCTACCTTAGTATTTTCTTTATCGCGACCCTGTTAATTGGTCAGCTGCTTGGGCGCCTGATATCGCATCCGCAAATGGTGGTGGTGATGGTCATTATGTCATCATTGCCATTGGTGTTTACTGCTGGATTTATCTGGCCAGTTGAATCAATACCAGGCTGGTGGCATTTTGTGATGAGTGCTCTTCCTGCAACCACGGGTATACAGTATTTCCTTCAAATCCATTTGTACGAAGCACCGTTCTCTTCCGTAAGCAGCGAAGTATTTATACTGTTAGGGATCTCAGCGGTTGCCGCTTTAATCGACTATCGTCTATCCCTGCGAGCAAACGCTGTGACGACACCTAAAAAGGTTGCCATCGAAGGTGTTTAG
- a CDS encoding ABC transporter permease, which translates to MFHSIRSSTWWLLIVAPLLLFLALSVIFNAQVVRDVPVAWVDIDHSSASRSLFRQLDSSPSIKLVSYASALEAEQAMKVGEVYGLVIIPANFGSDVLTRRQPVVRAVVNGQLVLIAKVIRSAVASVLGVDQAINRGLQTLGLTFSPTDAAFAAAPVQVQLSSLYNRSGSYGQFLLPAIFLAIWQILIAITTVVHFTQRPEGFAASDEGWISTGQRLKAMMRRQIALLPWFLVQGFVAGIILFQFFAYPFFGNWLVMVIVSLLFVATCQALAWSICLLVPSDPAKAASLTGAITAPSFAFLGVTFPSSDMPSLALWWRDVLPAAQSSELMLAIANYGEIAFNPVTAIGCQLIIIGLPFALYHFVYKGRHA; encoded by the coding sequence ATGTTTCACTCGATTCGTTCTAGTACATGGTGGCTGCTCATAGTAGCCCCTCTGCTTCTTTTTCTCGCGCTGAGTGTCATCTTTAACGCGCAGGTAGTTCGGGATGTTCCGGTAGCATGGGTGGATATTGATCACTCATCAGCATCACGCTCGCTATTCCGGCAGCTCGATTCATCCCCGTCGATTAAACTGGTTTCCTATGCCTCAGCACTCGAAGCTGAACAGGCTATGAAAGTTGGTGAAGTTTATGGGCTGGTAATCATTCCCGCTAACTTCGGTAGTGATGTGCTAACGCGTCGACAGCCCGTGGTCAGAGCCGTAGTCAATGGTCAGCTAGTACTTATTGCCAAAGTGATTCGCTCTGCCGTGGCCTCGGTATTAGGCGTTGATCAGGCTATCAATCGCGGGCTTCAGACCTTAGGGCTAACCTTCTCTCCTACTGATGCAGCGTTCGCAGCGGCGCCCGTTCAAGTACAGCTGAGTTCGCTCTACAACCGCTCAGGAAGCTATGGTCAGTTTTTGCTACCGGCAATTTTTCTTGCTATTTGGCAAATTCTAATCGCTATAACAACCGTTGTTCATTTTACCCAAAGACCCGAAGGCTTTGCCGCAAGTGACGAAGGTTGGATCTCAACAGGACAGCGACTTAAGGCAATGATGAGAAGACAAATAGCGCTGCTCCCGTGGTTCTTGGTTCAGGGTTTCGTCGCGGGCATTATTCTCTTTCAGTTCTTCGCCTACCCGTTCTTTGGCAATTGGTTGGTGATGGTCATAGTTAGCCTATTGTTTGTGGCTACTTGCCAAGCCTTAGCGTGGTCGATCTGTTTGTTAGTGCCATCTGACCCGGCAAAGGCTGCAAGTTTAACAGGGGCTATTACGGCGCCGAGTTTCGCGTTTTTGGGCGTTACCTTCCCTAGTAGTGATATGCCGAGCTTAGCGTTGTGGTGGCGCGATGTTCTTCCCGCGGCACAGTCATCCGAGCTGATGTTGGCGATAGCCAACTATGGCGAAATTGCCTTCAATCCCGTCACGGCAATTGGCTGTCAGCTTATAATCATTGGCTTACCCTTCGCGCTCTATCACTTTGTGTATAAAGGAAGGCACGCGTGA